AATGATtgtgcaaataatattttatataaaattatgtatctGTAAAAGCATAATGAAAAGTAATGCCGTAATATGTAAGAACCGTCAGCTAAAGCGGTTTTATAAGGGCTTAATCCGAGAAATAAAGAATTTCACTATGAAACGACCAAGAAATACTAGAAAATTATGGTATACTATGGAATTATgtgtaaaattataaacataatgtaatataacAAAAACCTGTTGATTGCGACTGATTGCTATTAGGCTAACTAGAATACGCGATAAAATATTTCCGAAGCATAAGAATTTCGTAATTAGTAAAAACTACAGTGGAAAATATCTAGCTCTGAACCGTGACGCATACTTTGTTTACAAGTCCTTTGAATGATCAAAACTATCTTCCCATTCAGTATATAACATCCGTTCTAAATTTAGACTCCAATCAACATCAGTGCTCTCAATATAAATTGCACAGGAGTTCGCCTCATTCAAACCATTGCgtgaacatattttataattataccttCCGAACGTTgacatgtttataaaaaaagtccCTACCACCGAAGTTGTCCGCACTGCAGCGTCAAATCGATCGCACCACCACGCATGCGCAAATAAGCAACATTTACGTCAGTGGTCATAGAACGCGGGTGGGAAGTCGACGACATGCCGAAACCGACACCCGTCGAAGATCTCGTGGTTCCTCCACAGGATACAAAAATATGTGGAACAATATGCATCTGTCAGATGACAGCAGTGCTCAGTGCAGTGTCCTTAGTATACCTAACTGTGGCCATCTACATGCCTTACACTCGAGCCATCGCGTCCGGAATCGATCCTACCCCGATTATGTGCACAACAACACGGGCGATTAACAAAGACAACTGTGACTGGGGATCCTGTGGTGAGTGGTGCCTCAGCAAGACCTCAGGCGCCTGCATCCAGATCTACGTCAACGTCAGGAAGAATGGAACGTCTTTACTTTTGTCTGAATGTGGAAGTGCTGCGAACAAAACCTGCTTTGGTATCGATCAGGAAAACGCTAAGAAGTACCACTGCATCAGAGATGAATGTAAAAACTTGACTGGTACATTCAACTGTACTGAAGGGAAATGTATCAACATAACAGACGCCTTCGAGTGCGCCTTCAGAGAAACGGATCCACCATTAAAATGTTCTGGTAGAAGAGGGAAAATTACTTGTATAGACGTACATGGACTTTTCTCGTGTAACAGAGGCACTTGTCGAAGGATAAGAACACCGTACAATTGTGACCGCCGATGCGTCGACATTCCTACCCGTAACAAGAACGTGATAGTTTTAAGTGGGGACAGAGTGTTTTTAGCAAGATGTGCGAAATTAGTTCAGGAAGATAAAGGTGAAATAGTTTGGACTGATTCTGGTGAAGAAGTTCTTATGTTATCATGTCATGCGGTTCACAATGGAACTCAGGGAGTAGTTGCTATTGATTGTATTAATGCTGCCTTACTGCCTCGCACTGATATCGCTGATTTGACTAACTTTACATACTTACAGTACCTATATCAATCCAGAGCAACACCAAATCGAGTAATCGCTCCATCGGAAGTGGAACTGACTCTAGCTAATGACAGCCGCTTGATGATAAACCTGGAAGGATGTGTCAATACTCTGGCTGATGAATGTAAAGAATTCTTGAAAGATTATGGTCGTGATGGGACTGACCACAACGCTAAAGCAAGATTCCCTTGCTTTTATATGGAGAATAGCCCTGACACAGTTGTAGCCCGATTTGATCTAGAAACTACTTACCGCCAGTTCTTAGTAGCTTTGGTGCTTCCGACAGTGCTGGTTGTGGTGTCTTGTATAACTCTGATGTTGTGTCAACGGACCATTGAAGTTGGTGATGACGCGAAGATG
The window above is part of the Helicoverpa zea isolate HzStark_Cry1AcR chromosome 21, ilHelZeax1.1, whole genome shotgun sequence genome. Proteins encoded here:
- the LOC124640807 gene encoding uncharacterized protein LOC124640807, with the protein product MPKPTPVEDLVVPPQDTKICGTICICQMTAVLSAVSLVYLTVAIYMPYTRAIASGIDPTPIMCTTTRAINKDNCDWGSCGEWCLSKTSGACIQIYVNVRKNGTSLLLSECGSAANKTCFGIDQENAKKYHCIRDECKNLTGTFNCTEGKCINITDAFECAFRETDPPLKCSGRRGKITCIDVHGLFSCNRGTCRRIRTPYNCDRRCVDIPTRNKNVIVLSGDRVFLARCAKLVQEDKGEIVWTDSGEEVLMLSCHAVHNGTQGVVAIDCINAALLPRTDIADLTNFTYLQYLYQSRATPNRVIAPSEVELTLANDSRLMINLEGCVNTLADECKEFLKDYGRDGTDHNAKARFPCFYMENSPDTVVARFDLETTYRQFLVALVLPTVLVVVSCITLMLCQRTIEVGDDAKMRFKGCAGGQADMQLHPNDPVSPL